A window of Sphingobium herbicidovorans contains these coding sequences:
- a CDS encoding 2-hydroxyacid dehydrogenase, translated as MAKKPRPAKPRVVVTRRLPPNVEARMAELFDTVFNVGDVPMDRTALTRAMAQCDVLVPAVTDQIDAALIDAAPDRLQLIASFGSGVDHIDLGAARRRGIIVTNTPGVLTEDTADMTMALILSVPRRLAEGEKLVRTGEWPGWSPSGMLGHRIGGKKLGIIGMGRIGRAVAKRAAAFGLSIAYHNRHRMPFEVEQELAAEWRPDLDSLLRESDIVSINCPLNADSRGMIDARSIALMRPDAYLINTSRAEITDEPALIAALAEGRIAGAGLDVYTHEPAVDPRLLALSNVVLLPHMGSATFEGRDATGARVIANIRSWVDGHRPPNQVLEGWI; from the coding sequence ATGGCCAAGAAACCGCGTCCCGCCAAGCCGCGCGTCGTCGTGACGCGCCGCCTGCCCCCAAATGTGGAGGCGCGAATGGCGGAACTGTTCGACACGGTGTTCAATGTGGGCGACGTGCCCATGGACCGCACCGCCCTGACTCGCGCCATGGCGCAGTGCGATGTGCTGGTGCCCGCCGTCACGGACCAGATCGACGCGGCGCTGATCGATGCGGCGCCCGACCGGCTGCAACTGATCGCCAGCTTTGGCAGCGGCGTGGATCATATCGACCTGGGCGCAGCCCGGCGAAGGGGCATCATCGTCACCAATACGCCCGGCGTGCTGACGGAAGATACGGCGGACATGACGATGGCGCTGATCCTGTCGGTGCCGCGACGCCTCGCCGAAGGTGAAAAGCTGGTGCGGACGGGGGAATGGCCCGGCTGGAGCCCTTCCGGCATGCTGGGGCATCGCATTGGCGGCAAGAAGCTGGGCATCATCGGCATGGGCCGGATCGGCCGGGCGGTGGCGAAGCGTGCGGCTGCGTTCGGCCTGTCGATCGCTTATCACAACCGCCACCGCATGCCGTTCGAGGTGGAGCAGGAATTGGCGGCGGAGTGGCGTCCCGACCTTGATTCCCTGCTCCGCGAAAGCGACATCGTATCGATCAACTGTCCGCTCAATGCTGACAGCAGGGGCATGATCGACGCGCGCAGCATCGCTCTGATGCGGCCCGACGCCTATCTGATCAATACGTCACGCGCCGAGATCACGGACGAACCGGCGCTGATCGCCGCGCTGGCGGAGGGCCGCATCGCGGGAGCGGGGCTGGACGTATATACGCATGAACCGGCCGTCGATCCGCGCCTGCTGGCGTTGTCAAATGTCGTATTGCTGCCCCATATGGGATCGGCGACCTTCGAAGGACGGGACGCCACCGGCGCGCGGGTGATTGCCAACATCCGTAGCTGGGTGGATGGTCACCGTCCGCCCAATCAGGTTCTGGAAGGCTGGATCTAG
- a CDS encoding SH3 domain-containing protein, translating to MKGYLRRAGIVAAALCIAGEASASPTKPVPYWASVRQDEARMRVGPSLDYPSNWIYRRRDLPVKVVQVLGLWRKVEDPSGAQGWMHVRLLSDTPTAIVTAPVAPMRRSANDGAPTVFRAEKGVVGRLSSCRDGWCGFDVSGQRGYIRAADIWGATS from the coding sequence ATGAAGGGCTATTTGCGGCGCGCAGGAATTGTCGCCGCCGCGCTGTGCATTGCAGGCGAAGCGTCCGCCTCGCCGACAAAGCCCGTCCCCTACTGGGCATCGGTCAGGCAAGACGAAGCACGCATGCGCGTCGGCCCCAGCCTCGATTATCCGTCCAACTGGATCTATCGCCGTCGCGACCTGCCCGTGAAGGTCGTTCAGGTGTTGGGCCTGTGGCGCAAGGTGGAAGACCCCAGCGGCGCGCAGGGCTGGATGCACGTGCGATTGCTGAGCGACACGCCGACCGCCATCGTCACCGCTCCGGTCGCGCCGATGCGGCGATCGGCCAATGATGGCGCCCCTACCGTCTTCCGCGCGGAAAAGGGCGTCGTCGGCCGGCTGTCATCCTGTCGTGACGGCTGGTGCGGCTTCGACGTCAGCGGCCAGCGGGGCTACATTCGCGCCGCCGACATATGGGGCGCGACCTCCTGA